Proteins from a genomic interval of Paenibacillus sp. RC334:
- a CDS encoding endonuclease/exonuclease/phosphatase family protein yields MKLLTLNVHAWMEENQLEKLKQLAAFIHEQQFDIIALQEVNQSMDEAPLSPDDLGAYYSADPEVVIKRDNYAYVLNGLLSDTYYWTWAPAHIGFAKYDEGLAILSKTPITGTVNEYVSSLRDYDNYRSRKIVGVQTAVDGVSAWFVSGHYNWWNDEESFRGLWDRTTEVLNPFAPTPVFMMGDFNNAAEVRGEGYDYVLQSGWSDTYPNATVRDEGHTVIKAIAGWESNAEPLRIDYVFSNKPVQVQSSTVVLNGKTGLVVSDHFGVAVELEL; encoded by the coding sequence TTGAAATTGTTAACCTTAAATGTACATGCTTGGATGGAAGAAAATCAGCTCGAAAAGCTAAAACAACTGGCCGCTTTTATTCATGAGCAGCAGTTCGATATCATTGCTTTGCAGGAAGTGAACCAGTCTATGGACGAGGCTCCTTTATCGCCGGACGATTTGGGCGCTTACTATAGCGCTGATCCTGAGGTGGTCATTAAGCGCGATAATTACGCTTATGTGCTGAATGGGTTATTGTCCGATACCTATTATTGGACGTGGGCCCCCGCACATATTGGCTTTGCCAAATACGATGAGGGCTTGGCGATTTTGTCCAAAACACCGATTACAGGCACGGTGAACGAATATGTTTCCTCGCTACGGGACTATGACAACTACCGATCCCGTAAAATTGTGGGCGTGCAAACTGCGGTGGATGGAGTATCGGCTTGGTTTGTGAGCGGGCACTACAACTGGTGGAATGATGAGGAATCCTTCCGTGGACTATGGGACCGTACAACGGAGGTATTGAATCCTTTTGCGCCGACGCCTGTTTTTATGATGGGGGATTTCAACAATGCGGCTGAAGTGCGCGGGGAAGGGTATGACTATGTGCTGCAATCCGGCTGGTCGGACACCTATCCGAACGCAACGGTACGTGATGAAGGCCATACGGTCATCAAAGCCATTGCAGGCTGGGAAAGTAACGCCGAACCGCTGCGGATTGACTATGTTTTTTCCAACAAACCCGTACAGGTTCAATCTTCAACTGTCGTGCTGAACGGAAAAACGGGATTAGTCGTATCCGATCATTTCGGGGTTGCAGTTGAATTGGAGCTGTAA
- a CDS encoding MFS transporter produces MKRRIHLSHNIICMIVISLIANMSGSMILPLFAIYVEQFGISALNMSILFSLFYVGRFLGGGLAGRIYEKIGAKRLGLSLLFAEIICMLLFPVAESFFILSILRLLQGLVAIGLTVFVRVTINQISTTENRGILNGYISSSEGAGTILGPIMSGIIVSYFTLAVPFYFVAIFSCISFVAVSRMTFPRLSSKPQQQQEPLHESKRKTMLTKQLLLYSTVHFLEMSAFAIFLTYFSVYATYKLHWGPVEISLAFTIIGVSTFVSAPFIGKVSDLLKDRLILSIIGLLLIMVEIALFLWFKEPWIVYLGMFIGGIGGASYLDSFYSQLGDVIPEENRSSFIGNVVSFSELGAIVSPIIAGVLIERFNINAPFYYNMLLVLMAIVIQYFIRLKLKSSRKRPLA; encoded by the coding sequence ATGAAGAGGCGTATACATTTAAGCCATAATATCATCTGTATGATTGTCATTAGCCTTATTGCTAATATGAGCGGGAGTATGATCCTCCCGCTCTTTGCTATTTATGTAGAACAGTTCGGCATATCCGCACTCAATATGAGTATTTTATTTTCTCTATTTTATGTGGGAAGATTTCTGGGTGGAGGCTTGGCAGGACGAATTTATGAAAAGATTGGCGCAAAGCGCTTGGGGCTGAGCTTACTCTTCGCTGAAATCATTTGTATGCTCTTGTTCCCGGTTGCAGAAAGCTTCTTCATTCTATCCATCCTTAGACTCCTTCAAGGCTTGGTGGCGATAGGATTAACCGTCTTTGTAAGAGTCACCATTAACCAGATCAGTACCACGGAGAATAGAGGTATCCTCAATGGATATATCAGCAGCAGCGAAGGTGCAGGTACGATTTTGGGACCTATCATGAGTGGAATCATTGTTTCCTATTTTACTTTAGCTGTCCCGTTCTATTTCGTCGCTATTTTTTCCTGTATATCCTTCGTTGCCGTCTCCAGAATGACATTCCCCCGTCTCTCTTCCAAACCTCAGCAGCAGCAAGAACCCCTTCATGAATCGAAAAGAAAAACCATGCTAACGAAACAGCTACTGCTCTATTCCACCGTTCATTTCCTTGAAATGAGTGCATTCGCCATATTTTTAACGTACTTCTCTGTGTATGCAACCTACAAGCTCCATTGGGGCCCTGTAGAAATCAGCTTGGCTTTTACAATCATCGGGGTATCGACGTTTGTATCAGCACCCTTTATTGGCAAAGTATCCGATCTGCTCAAAGATCGCTTAATCCTCAGTATTATTGGCCTGTTGCTGATCATGGTGGAAATAGCCTTGTTTCTTTGGTTCAAGGAACCATGGATTGTATACTTGGGGATGTTCATCGGAGGCATTGGCGGAGCCAGTTATCTGGATTCTTTTTACTCCCAACTGGGGGATGTCATTCCTGAGGAAAATAGAAGTTCATTTATCGGCAACGTCGTATCATTTTCGGAATTAGGGGCCATTGTCTCTCCAATCATCGCAGGCGTACTCATTGAACGTTTTAACATAAATGCCCCTTTTTATTACAATATGCTTTTGGTGCTTATGGCTATTGTTATCCAATACTTCATTCGGTTAAAGTTGAAATCCTCAAGAAAAAGGCCACTTGCATAA
- a CDS encoding PTS transporter subunit IIBC, with translation MKKLLSFDFWQKLGKALLVVVAVMPAAGIMISLGKVVAMLAGDVHVWLTVGGVMENLGWGIINNLHILFAVAIGGSWAKERAGGAFAALIAFILINISTGTILGVSSKMLTQEGATTHTLFGASIPVSGYFTSVLGAPALNMGVFVGIISGFVGAVVFNKYYNYRKLPDALAFFNGKRFVPFVVILWSVIVSLIMSAIWPFIQGGINQFGVWLATSGESAPFVAPFVYGTLERLLIPFGLHHMLTVPINYTQLGGVYTTLTGSGAGSVVAGQDPLWLAWASDLSALRGTDPTAYNSLLEGVTPARFKVGQMIGGAGILMGLAVAMYRRVDKDKRSKYKSMIFSAAAAVFLTGVTEPLEFMFMFVAPVLYVVYAILTGIAFGMADIIHLRLHSFGMIELLTRLPLSINAGLVQDIINFVLTCVVFAVVTYFIAYFMIGKFQMATPGRLGNYTDEEPQEAGGTGSADLDTGHVAAVSPQNQLAADIIKTLGGEQNIVEVDACMTRLRVTVKDTDAVGDEKTWKALGALGLIKVDNGVQAVYGPKADVLKSDIQDILNR, from the coding sequence ATGAAAAAACTTCTATCATTTGATTTTTGGCAAAAGCTTGGGAAAGCACTGCTTGTGGTTGTCGCTGTCATGCCAGCGGCCGGAATTATGATTTCGCTCGGTAAAGTGGTGGCAATGCTGGCTGGTGATGTTCATGTCTGGTTGACCGTCGGTGGGGTCATGGAAAATTTGGGTTGGGGCATCATTAACAATTTACACATTCTGTTTGCGGTGGCAATCGGCGGTTCCTGGGCCAAGGAACGGGCTGGCGGGGCTTTTGCCGCCTTAATTGCTTTTATTCTTATTAATATTTCAACAGGAACGATTTTGGGCGTATCCTCGAAGATGCTAACGCAGGAGGGGGCAACCACCCATACTCTCTTTGGTGCATCTATTCCGGTCAGTGGCTATTTTACTTCTGTCTTAGGGGCACCTGCACTCAATATGGGCGTGTTTGTCGGTATCATCTCCGGGTTCGTCGGGGCAGTGGTATTTAACAAATACTACAATTACCGCAAGCTGCCGGACGCTTTAGCCTTTTTTAACGGTAAACGTTTTGTTCCTTTTGTCGTGATTTTATGGTCTGTCATCGTTAGTTTGATCATGTCTGCCATCTGGCCATTTATCCAGGGAGGGATTAACCAGTTTGGTGTTTGGTTGGCGACCTCTGGGGAATCGGCTCCTTTTGTAGCGCCATTTGTCTATGGTACACTGGAAAGACTGTTAATTCCCTTCGGGCTTCACCATATGCTGACGGTTCCTATTAACTATACTCAACTTGGTGGCGTTTACACGACGCTTACGGGTTCCGGGGCGGGCAGCGTCGTTGCTGGACAGGACCCGCTGTGGCTGGCTTGGGCAAGCGACCTGAGTGCGCTTCGTGGTACCGATCCGACAGCCTACAATAGCTTGTTGGAAGGCGTGACGCCTGCCCGCTTTAAGGTAGGGCAAATGATCGGCGGAGCGGGAATCCTTATGGGACTGGCGGTGGCTATGTATCGCCGTGTAGACAAGGATAAGCGAAGCAAGTACAAGTCGATGATTTTTTCAGCCGCCGCTGCTGTCTTTTTGACAGGGGTAACGGAGCCGCTGGAATTTATGTTTATGTTCGTAGCGCCTGTACTGTACGTGGTTTATGCTATTCTTACCGGAATTGCGTTCGGAATGGCGGACATCATACATTTGCGTTTACATTCGTTTGGTATGATTGAGTTGCTGACTCGATTACCGTTGTCTATAAATGCGGGTTTGGTGCAGGACATTATCAATTTCGTGCTGACTTGTGTTGTATTTGCGGTGGTGACTTACTTTATCGCTTATTTTATGATCGGCAAATTCCAAATGGCTACGCCGGGAAGACTGGGGAACTATACGGATGAGGAGCCTCAGGAGGCTGGAGGGACTGGCAGCGCGGATTTGGATACAGGTCATGTAGCGGCCGTTTCCCCTCAGAATCAATTGGCGGCAGATATCATCAAAACGCTTGGGGGTGAGCAGAACATTGTCGAGGTCGATGCCTGCATGACCCGTCTGCGTGTGACGGTGAAGGATACAGATGCCGTCGGGGACGAAAAGACATGGAAAGCGTTGGGCGCTCTGGGCTTAATTAAAGTAGATAATGGGGTACAGGCGGTTTACGGACCGAAGGCCGATGTGCTCAAATCAGATATACAAGACATACTCAACAGGTGA
- a CDS encoding glycoside hydrolase family 65 protein — protein sequence MVYNRLFDVDNWKLTTHTLHTTHMRLQESIMSIGNGYMGMRGNFEEAYSGDHHQGTYISGVWFPDKTKVGWWKNGYPEYFGKVINAMNFIGIGLIVNQQEVDLFTAHISDFVQELDMKQGILRRACTVNGQVRITTERFLSITTRELCLIDYQATNISEQPLTIELVPYLDGNTRNEDTNYDEVFWLEEAREVQEQFISLSTTTIDNSFGIPRFTVNATMGIVTAGQDQQTTEEGFLYAARHYQYTVAPGDSAHLQKIVAVTTSRDIERDALIPQAERLAVEAVNKGYTLLKQEHIAAWDGRWDKADVEIEGDTEAQQGIRFNIFQLFSTYYGEDARLNIGPKGFTGEKYGGATYWDTEAYAVPMYLALADPDVTKNLLLYRYHQLEGAKHNAAQQGLQGALYPMVTFTGVECHNEWEITFEEIHRNGAIAYAIYNYTNYTGDLAYLREYGIDVLVEISRFWADRVHFSHRHQQYMIHGVTGPNEYENNVNNNWYTNTLAAWVLKYTLSVLSQTSSEKSERLAVTEDELAHWQDIINRMYYPYDEERGIFVQHDTFLDKDLQPVSSLDPSHLPLNQKWSWDKILRSCFIKQADVLQGLYFFGDQFTLEEKVRNFAFYEPMTVHESSLSPSIHAVLAAELKMEEKAVQMYQRTARLDLDNYNNDTEDGLHITSMTGSWLAIVQGFAGMRTYNETLSFSPFLPQGWSKYTFKINYRGRLLSILVQENEVIITLLDGEPLTLELYGQPTHITNGQPLMTSSVS from the coding sequence ATGGTTTATAACCGATTATTTGACGTAGATAACTGGAAACTGACAACCCACACTCTACATACAACACACATGCGATTACAAGAAAGCATAATGTCCATAGGCAACGGTTATATGGGCATGCGCGGCAATTTTGAAGAAGCCTATTCAGGTGATCATCATCAAGGAACTTATATCTCCGGTGTCTGGTTCCCCGACAAAACAAAGGTCGGCTGGTGGAAAAACGGCTATCCCGAGTATTTTGGCAAGGTCATCAACGCCATGAATTTTATCGGCATCGGTCTGATCGTGAACCAGCAGGAAGTGGACTTATTTACGGCCCACATCAGTGATTTTGTGCAGGAACTGGACATGAAGCAAGGTATTCTGCGGCGTGCCTGTACCGTGAACGGTCAGGTTCGTATCACTACGGAACGTTTTCTAAGCATCACCACTCGTGAACTATGCCTGATTGATTACCAGGCAACCAATATAAGCGAGCAGCCTCTAACGATTGAGCTTGTTCCTTATTTGGACGGTAATACGAGAAATGAGGACACCAACTATGATGAGGTGTTCTGGCTGGAGGAAGCGCGCGAGGTTCAGGAACAATTCATCAGCCTATCCACAACGACGATAGACAATTCGTTTGGTATTCCGCGTTTTACCGTAAACGCTACCATGGGTATTGTGACCGCAGGACAGGATCAGCAAACGACGGAAGAGGGCTTTTTGTATGCTGCACGCCACTATCAATATACCGTTGCTCCAGGTGACAGTGCTCATCTGCAAAAAATCGTGGCTGTCACCACCTCACGTGACATAGAAAGGGATGCGTTGATTCCACAAGCTGAACGTCTCGCCGTGGAAGCCGTGAACAAAGGATACACACTGCTTAAGCAGGAGCATATCGCCGCTTGGGACGGACGTTGGGACAAAGCGGATGTTGAAATCGAAGGGGATACAGAGGCCCAGCAGGGAATACGTTTTAACATTTTCCAGCTATTCTCTACGTACTACGGTGAAGACGCCCGCCTGAACATTGGCCCCAAGGGCTTTACGGGTGAAAAATATGGCGGTGCCACGTATTGGGATACGGAGGCGTACGCTGTGCCGATGTATTTGGCGCTGGCAGATCCTGATGTGACTAAAAACCTGCTTCTATACCGCTACCATCAATTGGAGGGTGCCAAGCATAATGCGGCACAGCAAGGACTGCAGGGCGCACTGTATCCTATGGTCACCTTTACGGGTGTGGAATGCCATAACGAATGGGAAATTACCTTCGAGGAAATTCACCGTAACGGGGCCATTGCCTATGCCATTTACAATTACACCAACTACACGGGCGACTTGGCCTATTTACGGGAATATGGAATAGATGTACTGGTCGAAATTAGCCGCTTCTGGGCGGATCGTGTTCATTTTTCCCATCGCCATCAGCAGTATATGATCCACGGGGTTACTGGGCCGAACGAATACGAAAACAACGTCAATAACAACTGGTATACCAATACACTGGCTGCATGGGTTTTAAAATATACGTTATCGGTCTTGTCTCAAACTTCTTCAGAGAAATCGGAGAGGCTGGCTGTTACCGAGGATGAGCTTGCGCATTGGCAGGATATCATCAACCGTATGTACTATCCCTACGATGAGGAACGGGGCATATTCGTACAGCATGATACCTTTCTGGATAAGGATTTGCAGCCTGTATCCTCCCTTGATCCAAGTCATCTGCCGCTAAATCAGAAATGGTCATGGGATAAAATCCTCCGTTCCTGCTTCATCAAGCAGGCGGATGTGCTACAGGGTCTGTATTTCTTCGGAGATCAGTTCACGCTGGAGGAAAAAGTGCGCAATTTTGCATTTTATGAGCCGATGACCGTTCATGAATCCAGTCTGTCCCCATCCATTCACGCCGTGCTGGCCGCTGAGCTCAAAATGGAGGAAAAAGCAGTCCAGATGTATCAACGGACGGCTCGTCTGGATCTGGATAATTATAATAACGATACCGAGGACGGTCTGCATATTACCTCCATGACGGGAAGCTGGCTGGCGATTGTGCAGGGCTTTGCCGGAATGAGAACGTATAACGAAACATTGAGCTTCTCCCCCTTCCTGCCTCAGGGCTGGAGCAAATATACGTTTAAAATCAACTATCGCGGTCGCTTGCTAAGTATTCTCGTACAGGAAAATGAAGTAATCATTACGCTGTTGGACGGAGAACCCTTGACGCTGGAGCTGTATGGACAGCCGACACATATAACCAATGGGCAACCGTTAATGACGAGCAGTGTTTCATAA
- a CDS encoding DinB family protein translates to MSDANQLFGQALVKSLVGERGHIRVARALPDIDAELAGKKNVEMPYSIYQLLKHMSYWQQFMLEHLEGRKPQLPGNVMESWPEETGPQSEEAWQAVIKEFLHGVDQAVKIAETAQLDDSLAHFPGETKAGLLRNIASHNSYHLGEIVLLRRIYGAWPPPGGGFPA, encoded by the coding sequence ATGTCGGATGCAAACCAATTATTCGGTCAAGCACTGGTTAAATCGCTGGTCGGTGAACGTGGACATATTCGAGTGGCTCGGGCTTTGCCGGATATCGACGCTGAACTGGCAGGTAAAAAAAATGTAGAAATGCCCTACAGCATTTATCAACTGTTGAAGCATATGAGCTACTGGCAGCAATTTATGCTGGAGCATTTGGAAGGTCGGAAGCCCCAACTTCCGGGCAATGTGATGGAAAGCTGGCCCGAAGAAACCGGACCGCAAAGTGAAGAAGCATGGCAGGCAGTTATTAAGGAATTTTTGCATGGCGTAGATCAGGCTGTAAAGATTGCCGAAACCGCACAGCTGGATGATTCGCTGGCCCATTTCCCCGGTGAAACGAAAGCGGGACTGCTGCGGAATATCGCTTCCCACAACTCATATCATTTGGGCGAAATCGTGCTGCTGCGCCGTATTTATGGAGCTTGGCCGCCGCCTGGAGGGGGCTTTCCCGCTTAA
- a CDS encoding LacI family DNA-binding transcriptional regulator, with translation MAVTIKDVAKRANVATSTVSRVIQDSPKISEATKARVRKEMKALGYEPNYSAQSLANRVTQSIGIIMPESDVAIFQNPFFPESLRGISEWVNEHNYTLSIVTGKTSDELLSRVKLMTRTGRVDGYIVLYSKQEDKIVEYFHKEKIPYTVIGKPQQFISETTHVDNDNYQAAKDVVTYLIRLNHQRIAYVGGDHERTVNTERLRGYQDALREAHLPLPDEYVVREPFTLEDIRTLLQVSPPPTAMIVNDDLVAMAVQKFLSQLGVSMPEQLSMVSFNNLMLAELMNPPLSSVDIDIFTLGYQAAKSLIEKIEDPKELTKHIIVPHRIVERESSQKLPYSEE, from the coding sequence ATGGCAGTAACCATCAAAGATGTCGCAAAGCGTGCCAATGTTGCTACTTCCACCGTGTCCCGTGTCATTCAAGACAGCCCAAAAATTAGCGAGGCCACCAAGGCACGTGTCCGCAAAGAAATGAAGGCGCTTGGCTATGAGCCCAATTATTCAGCCCAAAGTCTGGCTAACCGTGTCACACAGTCGATTGGCATTATTATGCCTGAATCGGATGTGGCGATCTTTCAAAACCCGTTCTTTCCGGAAAGCCTTCGCGGGATCAGCGAATGGGTAAATGAGCATAACTATACACTGTCGATTGTCACAGGAAAAACGAGCGATGAATTGCTATCCCGCGTGAAGCTGATGACGCGAACCGGACGTGTTGACGGCTATATTGTCTTGTATTCCAAGCAAGAGGATAAAATCGTGGAGTATTTTCATAAAGAAAAAATACCTTACACTGTAATCGGCAAGCCTCAGCAATTTATCAGTGAAACCACTCATGTGGACAACGATAACTATCAGGCCGCCAAGGACGTGGTCACTTATTTGATCCGTCTGAATCATCAGCGTATTGCTTATGTTGGCGGAGATCATGAACGCACTGTGAATACCGAAAGACTCAGGGGCTATCAGGATGCGCTGCGGGAGGCCCATTTGCCTCTACCGGACGAGTACGTTGTCAGGGAGCCTTTTACCCTGGAGGACATACGGACGCTATTGCAGGTTTCCCCGCCGCCTACCGCTATGATCGTCAATGACGACCTTGTAGCGATGGCTGTACAGAAATTTCTGTCCCAACTGGGCGTATCCATGCCAGAACAGCTTTCCATGGTGAGCTTTAACAATCTGATGCTGGCTGAGCTGATGAATCCCCCTCTTTCTTCCGTAGATATTGATATCTTCACCCTTGGTTATCAGGCGGCCAAAAGTCTGATCGAAAAAATCGAAGACCCCAAGGAACTGACCAAACATATCATCGTTCCCCACCGGATTGTAGAACGCGAATCCAGTCAGAAGCTACCGTACTCCGAGGAATGA